One stretch of Bacillota bacterium DNA includes these proteins:
- a CDS encoding peptidoglycan-binding protein, with translation MDIWKPLLSPVKVRRLQERLACLGFDPGEPDGRYGILTREAVRELQAAYRLSVDGIAGPEVARLLSQDLPNLRMAVCAGEGDSLSSIARTRGTTVEAIIEANARKRFERVYTGERLAIHRRAAIAIAGSRASTPTVRAAWENNRWTEIARPCFRLAPDGSVVQMNQGRASLAILTDTLDQYGTVQDPTCTGTFLHDRNRAHREQQVEKVVRGAVSARYAGVLVDLARVCENDWWALVRFLRELARECSGAGLKLGVCVPAFTKQTRSTPEVLGYDFEAIGQIADFVVADHRNPFTFWDATVSMCRVVPRWKLIACIRVCPYSTGNGSPEDLDSEALSKLRVRHVVREGRDEVSSVPYYFYRSKGVRRRVWHEDSISVGSKLHMVNRLNILGVAFRGVDTARHDVFAEIAHRFIIM, from the coding sequence ATGGATATATGGAAACCACTTCTTTCTCCGGTGAAAGTCCGTAGACTTCAGGAGCGTCTGGCGTGTTTAGGCTTTGACCCAGGTGAGCCCGACGGCCGGTATGGCATCCTCACCCGGGAAGCGGTGAGGGAACTCCAAGCCGCCTACAGACTCTCTGTGGATGGCATTGCCGGCCCGGAGGTTGCACGGCTTCTCTCCCAGGATCTTCCCAACCTCAGAATGGCTGTATGTGCAGGGGAGGGCGATTCCCTTTCGTCAATAGCTCGCACACGGGGAACGACGGTTGAAGCCATCATTGAGGCGAACGCGCGGAAGCGATTCGAGCGAGTTTACACCGGGGAGAGGCTCGCCATACATAGACGGGCCGCTATCGCCATTGCAGGGTCAAGGGCCTCGACTCCGACGGTGAGAGCGGCCTGGGAGAATAACAGGTGGACGGAGATTGCGCGCCCGTGCTTCCGGCTTGCTCCAGACGGAAGTGTCGTCCAGATGAACCAGGGGCGCGCCTCTTTGGCAATTCTGACCGACACACTCGACCAGTATGGCACCGTACAGGACCCCACTTGCACTGGAACCTTCCTCCACGATCGAAACCGCGCCCACCGGGAACAACAGGTGGAGAAGGTGGTGCGAGGGGCGGTCTCGGCCCGGTACGCCGGTGTGCTCGTTGATCTGGCAAGGGTCTGCGAAAACGACTGGTGGGCACTGGTGAGGTTCCTTCGAGAGCTAGCCCGGGAGTGCTCCGGGGCAGGGCTGAAACTGGGGGTCTGTGTACCTGCGTTTACCAAGCAAACCCGCAGCACTCCGGAGGTCTTGGGCTATGATTTCGAGGCCATAGGCCAGATAGCCGACTTTGTGGTGGCTGATCACCGAAATCCCTTTACATTCTGGGACGCTACCGTCTCCATGTGCCGGGTGGTGCCAAGATGGAAGCTTATCGCGTGCATCAGAGTCTGCCCATATTCGACCGGCAACGGGTCCCCTGAAGACCTGGACTCGGAGGCGCTCTCGAAGCTCAGAGTCAGGCATGTAGTGCGGGAAGGCCGAGACGAAGTCTCCTCCGTTCCATACTACTTCTACAGGTCCAAGGGTGTAAGGAGACGAGTGTGGCACGAAGACAGTATCAGTGTCGGCTCCAAGCTCCACATGGTGAACAGGCTCAATATTCTGGGAGTAGCATTCAGGGGGGTTGATACAGCCCGGCACGACGTGTTTGCGGAAATCGCGCACAGGTTCATCATCATGTGA
- a CDS encoding DUF3794 domain-containing protein, whose product MGIQLEKRELPIARLAGQGLAEISLQRSAALPSDLPDMSGAESEVVLWAGGTPVVNMVESNMGEVRIEGHIHSRLLYISHGEPGTVHGASLDEPRFEATIPVPGATPGMDAEADVRLVQFSAESTGPRGISFTAALAVRVDLIQRGTVDAAVSVQASGGSRVSVLTDEVCVKQEVATVSDDVPLSETLELPEDYPVLGNSRSQVGAAGAARIVGTTVSEGRVTVDAEIAVEAAYAVPRGVPAVNILSYDRIGIRKTFEVPEARKGMKVTASATLSRLAVTPDPPRTLVLEGVLSISATVAESRRISVITDIISESTEIVDAQTETVVTDQVVAEERLEFTVEESVSLHAAKEQRALSGMEEVRSTRGAVCLTSAELFDGEVAVRGSIAAHAIFGDVAEDEEGQFPTAFAVDVPVEFSDSADVAGVEEDDRVLVSAAVEGLRLERPAPSKLELEAVVRVDVSVLRERAVAVVTSAEMVTPVRLDPYSMTFYVAGPRDTLGRIAKRYGVPPDRIAAANNMSPTDTLSCGQKIYIPARL is encoded by the coding sequence GTGGGAATCCAGCTCGAGAAGAGAGAACTTCCGATCGCAAGGTTAGCGGGACAGGGTCTGGCCGAGATCAGCCTCCAGAGATCTGCGGCTTTGCCCTCTGACCTGCCAGACATGTCAGGCGCGGAGTCAGAGGTCGTGCTGTGGGCCGGAGGGACCCCGGTCGTGAACATGGTGGAATCGAACATGGGAGAAGTACGGATTGAAGGGCACATCCATTCCCGCCTTCTCTACATCTCCCATGGGGAGCCGGGGACAGTCCATGGCGCTTCTCTGGACGAACCCAGGTTCGAAGCCACGATCCCGGTTCCGGGTGCGACCCCCGGGATGGACGCCGAAGCCGATGTAAGATTGGTTCAGTTCTCGGCTGAGAGCACGGGTCCTAGGGGGATCTCATTCACGGCCGCACTCGCTGTCCGCGTTGACCTGATTCAGCGCGGAACGGTGGACGCCGCGGTGTCCGTGCAGGCGTCCGGCGGGTCGCGTGTGTCCGTCCTTACCGATGAAGTGTGTGTGAAGCAGGAAGTTGCCACGGTTTCGGATGATGTTCCACTGTCCGAGACCCTTGAGCTTCCTGAGGACTACCCGGTGCTCGGCAACAGTCGGTCTCAGGTGGGGGCGGCCGGGGCGGCCAGGATCGTGGGCACAACTGTGAGCGAGGGTCGGGTGACCGTAGATGCCGAGATAGCTGTGGAGGCGGCATATGCGGTTCCAAGGGGCGTGCCGGCGGTGAACATACTCTCCTACGACCGGATTGGAATCCGCAAGACCTTTGAGGTTCCGGAAGCGAGGAAAGGTATGAAGGTCACGGCGTCCGCCACTCTGTCACGTCTTGCAGTCACTCCGGATCCGCCGCGCACGCTTGTCCTCGAGGGTGTGCTCTCTATTTCTGCAACGGTTGCGGAGTCGCGTAGGATCAGCGTGATAACGGACATCATATCGGAATCAACCGAGATCGTGGATGCACAGACCGAAACGGTCGTCACTGATCAAGTGGTGGCCGAGGAACGCCTGGAGTTTACAGTAGAGGAGTCTGTCTCGCTCCATGCTGCTAAGGAACAAAGAGCACTCTCGGGAATGGAGGAGGTCCGCTCCACCCGCGGCGCTGTCTGTCTGACATCTGCAGAGCTGTTCGACGGTGAGGTGGCTGTGAGGGGCTCCATTGCGGCACATGCGATCTTCGGGGACGTGGCAGAAGACGAGGAGGGTCAATTCCCCACCGCATTTGCCGTGGACGTCCCAGTTGAATTCTCAGATTCGGCGGACGTTGCCGGGGTGGAGGAGGACGACAGAGTCCTTGTGTCCGCCGCAGTGGAAGGGCTACGCCTTGAGAGGCCCGCCCCCTCCAAACTGGAACTGGAGGCCGTGGTCCGCGTGGACGTGTCCGTCCTGCGCGAGAGGGCGGTTGCAGTAGTAACCTCTGCAGAAATGGTGACCCCAGTCAGGCTCGACCCGTACTCGATGACTTTCTACGTGGCTGGCCCCCGTGATACCCTGGGCCGGATCGCCAAGCGGTACGGTGTTCCCCCAGACAGGATCGCGGCGGCAAACAATATGTCCCCTACGGACACCTTGTCCTGCGGGCAGAAGATCTACATACCCGCCAGACTGTAG
- a CDS encoding YncE family protein, whose product MLKAYVACFGADAVYVLDPVMADLLGPPVATGKGPLGLDILPNGHRLYVANILGNSVSVLDTRTDTVIASIDLTASAYPAAAPSTVVASPSGLAVYVLCGGDEPQVAIVDPLENTVVGSITLPPGTIPRDMALHSGALWVTDSVNGEIVVCNIEAQVSLEETIPAPKVGAIAGCPACSFLLFTAPTSIGLLDVTRRSVARDVITATTAPEMLVLDPEGRTVYLTDSGAESVQAYDVRTRTRLFSIGVEKHPEGIDLARGGRLVVVTGPSDDTVSLIDTLCRMELEQVKVGAAPRRVRILSTLS is encoded by the coding sequence GTGCTCAAGGCCTATGTTGCATGCTTTGGCGCTGACGCGGTCTATGTGCTGGATCCGGTGATGGCCGACCTTCTGGGTCCGCCTGTGGCAACGGGTAAAGGCCCACTCGGACTGGACATTCTTCCGAATGGGCATAGACTCTATGTGGCGAATATCCTGGGCAACAGCGTCAGCGTACTGGACACGAGGACTGACACGGTAATCGCATCGATCGACCTTACGGCGAGCGCATACCCGGCCGCGGCCCCGTCCACGGTCGTGGCGTCCCCCAGTGGCCTCGCCGTGTATGTGCTCTGCGGAGGGGATGAACCACAGGTCGCCATAGTAGATCCGCTTGAGAACACGGTCGTGGGATCGATCACACTGCCCCCTGGGACCATTCCTCGAGACATGGCGCTTCACTCGGGGGCACTCTGGGTCACTGATTCGGTCAACGGAGAGATAGTCGTGTGCAACATCGAGGCACAGGTGTCACTTGAGGAAACCATCCCAGCTCCTAAGGTGGGAGCTATTGCCGGTTGCCCTGCCTGCTCTTTCCTGCTGTTCACAGCGCCTACCTCCATCGGTCTGCTGGACGTAACCCGCCGGTCGGTTGCACGCGATGTAATAACTGCTACCACCGCTCCAGAGATGCTTGTACTGGATCCCGAAGGGCGGACCGTCTACCTGACTGACTCCGGGGCCGAATCGGTGCAAGCGTATGATGTGCGCACGAGGACGCGGCTGTTCTCTATCGGTGTCGAGAAGCATCCAGAAGGCATCGACCTCGCCCGGGGTGGCCGTCTCGTCGTGGTGACCGGCCCCTCTGACGACACAGTATCTCTCATTGACACGCTGTGCCGGATGGAACTCGAACAGGTGAAGGTTGGTGCGGCCCCTAGACGCGTGAGAATTCTGAGCACGCTTTCCTAG
- a CDS encoding response regulator transcription factor, with the protein MEQPLKVLVVDDEPSIVELVRFNLEREGFATDVASDGREALAAARQGKPDIIVLDVMLPGMDGYEVCRVIRQESSVPIIMLTAKTDEIDRVLGLELGADDYVVKPFSPRELVARVRAIARRLRPSASIASEPLITAGNIFVYPMKHKVEVAGAEITLSPREYDLLKTLAESPGKVFTRDVLLDQLWGYEYFGDTRTVDVHVRRLRQKIGDAGGDPQCIETVHGVGYRFAEHLGPTKTPQPGAGR; encoded by the coding sequence TTGGAGCAACCTTTGAAGGTGCTCGTAGTAGATGACGAACCAAGCATCGTCGAACTTGTCAGGTTCAACCTGGAAAGAGAAGGTTTTGCCACCGATGTCGCGTCCGACGGCCGAGAGGCTCTTGCCGCCGCGCGGCAGGGCAAACCCGACATCATCGTGTTGGATGTCATGCTGCCCGGGATGGACGGGTACGAGGTGTGCCGCGTCATCAGACAAGAATCATCAGTTCCCATTATCATGCTGACCGCGAAGACTGATGAAATAGATCGGGTACTCGGGCTTGAACTGGGAGCGGACGACTACGTGGTCAAGCCGTTCAGCCCACGGGAGCTCGTGGCGAGGGTGCGGGCAATCGCCAGGAGACTCAGGCCGAGTGCGAGCATTGCCTCGGAGCCGCTGATCACCGCCGGGAACATATTCGTTTACCCAATGAAGCACAAGGTCGAGGTGGCAGGGGCTGAGATTACGCTTTCTCCCAGGGAGTATGATCTCCTCAAAACACTTGCCGAAAGCCCCGGCAAGGTGTTCACCCGTGACGTGCTCCTGGACCAACTGTGGGGGTACGAGTACTTCGGTGACACACGTACGGTGGATGTCCATGTGCGGAGGCTGAGGCAGAAGATCGGGGATGCAGGCGGAGACCCTCAGTGCATCGAGACTGTTCATGGAGTCGGGTACAGGTTCGCAGAACACCTGGGGCCGACAAAGACGCCCCAACCGGGGGCGGGGAGATGA